CGCATTTGGCCTGAAACGGCTGAACCCGCAAGACAAAACAACACCGTAATGAAAAATAACTTTGCTTTCATCTATTTAAAATTTAGCCAACCAGTGATGATAATCGTTTTATTCTATCGGTTGGAGTTGGTCATTATCTTATAAATGCGCATTATGGCCTTTCATAATTTAAATCCTGATGGGTTATTGATGACAAGTTGATCTATATCCAAGGATAGGTTTCGATTGCCCTTTTCTTCATCTAGGTCCACTACGAGGGACTTTCTCCGGTCAAGGGTAAACTTATCGAAGACCACCATAAAATAGTTCTCGGAATTCCCCTCGACCTTTTTGGGAACTTTATACCTGAACAAGGGCTTGTGTTCCGTCTTGACATTGCTCGAACTATTCTTGTAGTTGGTGGCGATGCTGAACTTTATAAAATTGACATCATAGTCTATATGTTCCTTGTTCTCCAAGCGAAACTGTAGGTATATTTCGTTATTCTCATAGTACACGTTCTCCAGCCAGAGAAATACATCATCGTATTTGGAAAAATATCGGATGATCTTGCCCTTGTTGAACTGGTTGTAATAACATCTCCGCCGTATATATTCCATTCTATCCAAGACATACAATTCCTTGGTAAGCGGCAAGGGTTCCCCATCGATTTCCTTTTCGAGCTTAATCTCCAATTTTTCCCCAACTGTTTTGGTAGTTGCTAAAGTGTCCTTTATGTCAGGATGTGAGGCAAAGTCGGATTCATCCAATTCAGTAGCACTTTTTTTATGGGATAGCTCTTCGAGGTTATCGACCATATCGGTGGTTATGGTCCATCGCTTCTTGGCGGGGATGTCCACAAGTTGCAGGATAAAATCATAGGCACGACCGTCACGGGTATAAATGGTATAGTTCGTAAAATCGGAGGTGTCGGGCGCCACATCGTTATAGATAAGCAAAACGATACGCTCTGAGGTTGCGGAAGCATTTTTCGTCGGGAAGGACTCCAAAAAATTCAGCTCCTTCCCATTGATGGAAAAATCATAAGGGGCGGGCAGTACCAGAATGGTCTTATAGTTCCTTGAAACCGGAATGGTGTCCATTTTCGCCATAACCGATAGAGACCCCAATAGCCCAATTATTGTAAGTACAGCTTTTATTTTCATTGTGTTGCCAATAAGAGTTCATAATCATCCATCAATAGGATTTTTTCTTTTTCCCGTAACCTTTTTTTTCGAAGGAAAGTCCCCAACCCTTGGGCGATGCCTTTTAAAACATCCGGTGCGCCGCTGGTAATTTCGTCGGTGGCCCCTCGTAGTGCATCGCCTCCCATTTCGGCCTTGTACTCCCTCCAGAGTTCCCCGGCCCTTTTGTTGTAGATTCCTTCCCTGCCATCGTTGAAGTCCCTGACGGAGATATCGACCGGATGGTGCTCGATATTGTCTATATCCAAATACACCCTGTTTCCCTGTATGGAAGCCATAGCGTAGATGAAGGTATTTTTGGAAAATCGTTTTTCGCTAAGGACCATATCTTCCATGAGTAGGAGCCTTACGTTCTCATTGGGCAAGATGAATTGGTCGCCATATACGGTGGCCCTAAAGAAGATTGGCTTTTTGGTAACGGGCATCCGTTCCTGTTGGGGCCTGCGGTTCCCTCTCAAGGATTCCCCGACTATTTTCTTTTTTCCCTCCAGCAGCATCTCACGGTAGGCCAAGCGGTTCTCGACGAATTTTTGCTTCTGCTCTTCAGCGGTCATTGCGCTCTTCTTTTCCCTCTCCACGGTTTTCTTTCCATCGGGGATTTCGGCCTGCACCGTTTCCTGTGGTTTAGCATCCAGGGAGAGTCCTTCCAATCGCTTCAAGATCTTCTGGAGAGAATCGTTTTGCGAATCATTCATTTGGGTCATGTCCGGTAAGGACGAAGATTTCCCTACCTTTTTCTTTTCAGTTGAGTCCTTTAATTTCCAAGGCTCGGCGATAGCTTCGGATTCCAAGGTCGGAACCTTGCCGGGAAGTTCTGGATTGAAGCCATTCGTAGGATCGGTAGTGTCGCCGAACCCCATTTGAAAATCCTTGACGTTCTCAATGACAAAAAAACTGGTCAGTACCAGAATAAAAGGTAGGGCCATAGCAAAATTTCTGTGCCTTACGACCCATCGCTTCAAACGTTTTATGTTGCCACTGAATTTCATGTTACCTACGCTCGAGATCGGAATTGTCCACGACCTCAAAGTCGATAATCTTGATTCCGTTCAGGTTGTTTGGGGTAATGCCCGCTTTTTTCAGGTGCCCCTTAGTGACCAAGTTCCTATACGTTGTGGATTTGCCTTTTTCTATGGCCTGTTTGCCGTAAAAAGTAAACGGAAACGGATAGGTTGCATAGTCGATTTGAATCGAATCAAGTTCCACAAAGTAGTGATAGTCACGCATTACCACATCATGGAAGTATTTTTTTTCGACCAAACGGGCATATAAACGGTTGCCTGACCAATCGACCATGAACAAGGCTTTTTCCTCTATGTTTCTTTTGATCAGGTTCAGATCGGGTTCCAACGAGAAAAACAGTTCATGAAAGTTTTGGACGTGACCTTCGCAAAGAATTTCGAGGTTTTCCTTGGCATCCCTGATCGGTACCATGGGGAGGCGTTGCCCCCCGTGCAGCACATAGGCGTTATTGTTGGCACGCTCATGGGCCGATACCACGAAATAGATGGCGATCGCGAAGACCGCTATCATCAAGATCAGGCAGCTATAGACGAGCCTGTTGTTGTGCCTTCTACTTTGGGCGATATCATTGAATATCTCGTATTTTCCTTTCATAATCCTAATTATTGCGTAAGTGTCCTAACCGCTTTTGTGGCCCCGCCGCTCTTTGCATCGATGACCGTTTGTATTGCTTTTTTGCCATAGTGCTTGGGCTTGGAGACGATGCCCCCACCCGATATGTTAAGTCCCTGCACTACAAAGTTGGCCAGTGTAGGGGCCTTGATATAGAAGAAGGAGGTCATCAAGACCAGGAGGGAGGAACTCAAAATCAATCCGAGGTCGTAGGCACTGTTACGCAACAAATGGTCCACGAGCGCATCGACAAGATTGACCATAAACATATCCACTACATATAACATGGGAAGCCAAAGACAGAGGCTCATGAACTTTTGCAACCATGCTTTCCAAAGGCCCGAAATGGCGGGAATGAACGAAAGCCCGATATTGATCGGCCCGAAAATGATAAGGATGAACAGGTAAATGGTGGCCAATGCCTTGATGCCCACGAAAATCAGCGTAGAGATAATATGTGCGAAGGCCGTTATGGAACCTGCCAGACCCGTAAGGGCAAAGGATTGTAGCGCATCGATATCCATGCTGAACATGTTCCATTCTACCACATTGTTGGCTGCCACATCGATTTGGGCCAAGGCCACCTTTTGCCCGATGGTATCCCAGTTCTTTTGGGTACTGACAAATGAGGAGCCGAGGTTGTTATAAAATTCAAAGATGGCGTGTGCAAACTCGGAGTAGTTGAAAAGGATGAACATCAAGGGAAACCACTTTAGGGCCTTGAACACATCGGCGCGATCATTGCCCACAAAATGCATGATGGCGAAAATGCCCAACCCGATCTTTGCCATTTGGAAGCCAATGCCCAAGGTAGGGCCTAAATTCGCGAAGGCATCATCGATATATTGGTCGAATATCGTGTTGACCGTTACCCTAAAACCTGTATCCGATTGCATTACGTACATCAATTGGTCTTAATCAATGAATAGACCGCTTTGCGGTGTTCGTTTTTCTGTAAAAGGGAGGTGTTGACTTTTATGATGGTTTCCAGCACGCTGTCCATTTTGTCCAAGATCGACCGTAGTGCCGAAAGCCGGTCGGCCGATTCGATGATCTCGCCCGTGGAGGCGATATGCGACCCTTGTGAGACCAAGGAGGTAACCTGCACGAGGGCATCGGCCAACGCTTCGGTCGCCCGTTCCTTTTCCACCTTTTCCAGATTGGCGAACGAGCGCAGATTTTTCTGAGTACCCTTATAGGCTTCCACGATCTTGTCCTTCAGGTTATAGAGTTCGGTCATTTCGGGACTTCCCATGACATAACTGGCAGGGGTCCGTTTTGCCGTAAGGTCCTGGCTCAGGATCTTGGAGGCACTGGAATTGGCGGTAACGTTCCGTTCCATCTGTGCCAAAAGCTTGCCCATGGTCGAGTTCAACGTGACCAGTTGCGAATTCAATGTGGCCACATTTTGATTGAGGATTACCAGTTGGGCATTGGCCGCCACATCGGTCACGGGAATCTGAGCGGACCCGAAATAAGGGAGTAGCCCGATTAAAATTCTTAGGTAAACAATTTTTGGTTTTAAGTACTTCATCGTTTTTTATTTTTAGGGTTATAATCTATGCCGTTCAAATTCCCAGAACCGGATTCCACCAGTTCGTTTTGTAGCTGTTTGTAGGCGTTGGCCGTTCTTTGCCAAACACGACCGTGTTTCTCATGGAGACGGTTGATCTTTGCTTTTTCGTTGGGATTGGTCTCGAACAGACATTTGGTCGGCAACGAAGTCTCCAATCCGAACACCTTGACGCGGTCCTTCCAACAAATGGCCATTTCCCGCAACTTTCGGCCTATGGGCAAATCTTTGTTGATGGATAGGATCAGTTGCTTTTGTTTCTCGTTCAGGCCCAATAACCGTTGGATCTCCCCAAAGGAATTGCCGAACTCGCCGAGGTCAAGCAATACCTTGATATGGCTGTTGACTACGATGGTATTGCCTATGTATTTGGATTTGACAAAATCGCTTACTTTTTGCGAGATAAAAATGGGCTGGCCCCCATATTTCCGGGCCATTCTGGATTTGGCGTCAAAATAATTGGCCATTATCGGATTGTCGAACAGGTTCCACGCCTCGTCAACGACCAATATTTTGTTTAGGGAAAGTTTTTTTGGATCCTTCAGTTTTTTGTCGAACACATCGATCATTAGGAACGCCAGGATCGGAAAGAGCTGTTCGTTTTCGATCAGGTTTTCGAGTTTGAAGTATACCAACCTTTCACGACCCAATTGGGCTATCCTTTTGTCCCTACTGTTCAACAGGTATGCCCTGGGGCCATCGTGGGCATATTTGCCCAAGAGCAGTAAAAACAGATTGGGGTCGAAGACTTCCTTTCGTATGCCCTTGGAATCCATAAGCCGCTCCAAATGCCTTTCCGAATACCCATAAAAAGTATTGAAGGAGTTATCGGGATTATCCTTAAGGAACTGGTCCCTATAATATCCCTGTACCAACAATTCGATAATGGTCTGGATTACGGCACTGTCATGACCGTCGTCCGTTGTAGTATCCTTTCGCCCCAATAGAAGATAGACCAATGCGATAAGCTGCGTCAGCTTGTGCTCGGTAAGCATCTTTTGGCCGTCTTTTTCTACCATATCCCCCGGATCCAGCATAAAGGGGTTGAACGTAAAGGGATTTTTGTCGTCGTTCTCTATGACGACCCCGTCCAGATGGTCCAGCAACTTGTCATAGGAATTCCCGTTCTCAAGAATGAGGATTTCCGCTCCCTCGCGATATTCGGAGAACAGGTAGGCATTGGCAAAAAAGGTCTTTCCGCCACCGGAACCGGAGGCGATGAGCATGCCCCGGTTAAAGATCCAGTCCTTTGCCTCGGGATCGCGGTAGAGACTTACCAATAAAGGTTTTCCCGTGGCCCTATCGACCATGCGCAGGCCGTGGGGGCCGTGCATCCTGTTTCGATATCCCCCTTCAAAATACCAAAGGCTGGCCGCCATCTCCGAGGAAAAGGGGCTGAAGAGTTCCATGCTCAACCCAATGCCGTTGCCAAGGATACCCCCAAAAAAGAGGTTTTTCCGATCCACGGTATTTTCCTTGGCATGAATACCCAGCTTCCGAAAGGCCGACCGGACGGAATTGCACATCGACCTAAAGGACTTTTTGGAATTGGAAATGCCCAATACGTTCAAGTGATAATAGACCAGTTCCTTATGCTCGTTCAGGATATGCTGCTGGAACTCATAGATTTGGTCCCGGTAGGTGCTGTTCTTGTCCCCCTTGCGGTTCCGGGCATATTTGTCAAGTCGTTTCGCCTTCGACCGAAGTTTGGCCATGGCCTTCTCCTTTTCGGGTATATAGATATATTGGTTGACAATATGTTCCTGCGGAATCCTGAACCCCAAGGAAAACAGGTTTCCTATGGGGAAGAGGTTGTCCCCTGTACTGTATTTTCCGAAATACTCGTGGAAGGCCATATCCTCCTTGGAGAACTGGTCCAGATTTTCCAAAGTGAAGTATTGCCCTTGTTTGTCGCCGACCCGCAGCCCGTGGTCGGAAAAGTCGATATCCCTACCCGTACCTTCCCCGTAGCCCGCTTCCAGATAACTATCGTAATAGCCCGATCGTCCAAACAGCCCCTCGGAATCAAGGATTTTTGAGCTCATCAGGCCCGAATCGTTGATAAGGTCGTTGACGGCACCGACCCTGGCCTCGAAATCCGCCATTGTGTCCCCATCGAGGTATTCTTCGGGAACATAGCTTTGGCCATAGAACCGGCGCTCCTTTTTTAGGAAGGAATTGGCCCCGATAGGCGTTCGGCCGATATAGTTTTTGGGTACTTTGTGGATGGCCAGATAGCACCGGTGCTCCAAAAAAGGCCTGTCCTTGAAATAGCATTCGTCCTCGGTCTCGAAAAAATCCCGTTCCAACCGCTGCCGGTCCATGGAATAGGTTTCCCCGAAGAACAGGTCCTGTTTGTGCAAAAGACAGTTCTCGCCCAGGATTTCCAAGATACCCGAGACCATCCGGTTCAGGTTCAGATAATCCTTGCTGTCCAAAGTGTAGGTTTCGGGAAGTTCCAATTGCAGCGGAATGCTCAGGCAACCCCGTTCCTTGGATACCAAGATCGGTGCCTCATAGCCATAAATGGGAAAGGCATCCAGAAGATTCAATCTTTTTTCCATAGCACCAGCTTTTTTTTGTTGACATGGCCCTTAATGGTATCCGGCCCCTTTCTGTCCGCTCGGGACTTGATAAAACCGTTTTCCCCATAAGCCTTTGAATAGAAAAGCATGAGTGCGATATAGAGTGCCGCTGTACAGAAGGAGAGCAAAAGGCTAAGAAAGGTCGGGATGACCGTACTGAGGAACAGTCCCACCATCAGGGACAGGAACGAGCCCTTAAAGGCTTGGTCCACATATTTGGCGCGAAGCCCAAAGAAGGAAACGTCCTTTTGCAGGGCCTTTGGAATTTTGACCAGCTTGTTTTCCATGATCAGTTGGCCAAGTTTTCCCCGATTTCGATAAGGCCGTAGAAAATGACCAGCCCCACAATGGCGTTGCCCACTTTACGGGCCATGTCCTGGTTCTGTTCCCTAATGATGAGAAAGGCCAGTGCCGCAATGGCCAGAAGTACGCCCGCGGCAATCTTGATGATACGGAAAATACTGTTCCCTATCTGTGCCGTACCCTGTTCCGCCTCGTTGACCTGATCGACCAGTTCATCGATCTGGGCAAAGCCGGCCGAATGGAAAGCAACAATAAGGAATAGTGTCAGGAAGACGTTAATCGGAGTCGTCCACCTCCGGTTCCGGAGGGGACTCGGAGTTTTTGATAATCTTGAATTTTTCATGTTCTGGAATTAAGGATTCATTCTGAACATCTTTATCGGACGCATTGAAAATATCCAACAGCTCGGAGCTGGTTTCATTCTCATCGACACGGTTGAGTAACTGGCCCATATCTTTATCCTTTGAAGATGTGTTTTTTACAAATATATGTGATTTTTGCATATATGAATCATTTTCCTGAACATTTTTTTCGTTTTTTGATTTTTTAAGTATGACAAAGATCCATAAGTACCACAGCAGGCACAGGATACCGATGACGGCATAGACGATATGTTCCCACTGCCAATTCAAATCTTGTCGATAATTCGTTGAAGTTCCCGAATGTTTTCTTGGTGGTAAAGCTCCAAGGCCTTTCGCATGATATCGTTGCGCGAGACCTTTTTTTCCAACTTGTAGCTGCATGCGCTGGCCAGTCGCTCATAGTCCTCGAAACAGGTCTTGCTCAATCTAAAGATAAATTGCTCCTTTTTGTCGATATAATTGTTTTGCTTCAGCAACGTCTCGAAATCCGTTACCTTCTTTTGTTCCCTACGGCTTAACTTTGCCAAGGGAAATGTACGTCCCGTGGCCCCACGCGTGTTACCATCTCTAACGTAGTCATCGTTTCTTTTGTTTTTCCGGATTGGACTTTTTCCAACTTTTCCGACCGTGCCGTGCCGTTGTTCCCTAAGTCCCTCGACCTCTTCCTTGGTATCCGTATTCTCTAGGATGGCCGATTCCAGCAAGTCCTTAACGTTTACTTTTTTGCCCATTTTTAATTTTTTGAAATTCTCATGACCTCTTCCAAAAATCGTTTTAGCCCCAGTTCCCCGTTCTCTTTTGTCGGGGGAATGGGAATCAGGGTATTCCGGTATCGCTCCCTGTACACGGTCCGTTCCATGACGACCTGTTCCATCATGGGCATTCCCGCCTTTGCCAAGGTTCTCCTCACCGCATCGAACTTATTGACCTTGACCAGTTCGTAGCGGTTGAAGAACAGGTTGACGGACCGCAGTACCCGATTTTCGTTCCATAGATAGTTCCGTTGCAGTGTTTTGTAGAACACCGCCGTACTGTCGATTTCCAGTTCGTCAAGGAAAAAGGGAATAAAGATATGTTCGACGTACAGCAGCCCCCTTACCATTTCCTCGTTAAGGTTTCCGGGGAAATCGACGATGATAAAATCCACGGTACCATAATATTTTTTAATCAACGGTTCCAAGGTCTGGACCGTTGCCCGCTCCACGGGAAACATCGGCATTTCGGTCGAACCTACCTGTCCAAGATCTCGGTTCCTCTTTTTGTAAACCGAGTACTGGGGATTATCCATGTCGATCAATACTACTTTCTTCCCGTACAAGTGGAAAAGGTTGGTGGCCAAGATGATATTCAGGGTCGTCTTGCCACAACCGCCCTTTTCCCCCGTACATGAAATTATTTTTGTTTCCATAAATATACTTTTTAAAACCATAGTATCATATGGCCATATGACACTATGAACATTTGAAACTATATCCATATATAGCATTGAATATCTATTGCATTATACGTTGCTATATAGCAATGATTATAATGCTATGGACATTGCTATACAGCAATTGAACAAAGCATAGGTAGATTGTTGCGGACAATAATGGGGATATTGAACCTAAATCTTTTTAACGGCAAGAAATTACTTCGAATGCAAAATTTACAAGGACGATTTGAAATCCTTCATGGCCTCTGAAACCCGTTCCTCCAGCTCAAGGTATTTCTCGCGAAGTCCTTCTTGATAGACCATATTTTCCCCGAGATTACGCTTTTGCACGAACTCGTTATCGGGCAACAGGATCCAAATGGGGTTATAGCCCAAGCTGTAGAAATAGAGGATGATCTTGATTGAATTGACCATTGAGGAACCGCGCTCCACATTGGCCAAAGTTGTACGGTCCATGTTCAGGTAATCGCTTAGGTTGGTCATCGAAAACTGACTGAACCTTTTGTCCTCGACATCGTCCAATTCCACCAGTTCAAGACGTATTTCCTTTAAGCGTTCCCCGATATACCCCAAATCCTTGGAGTCCAGATTGATGATCGATTCATTGTCCATTATTCAAAATTTTCTATGGGATACGAGGAAAATTCCTCTTCAAAATTATACTCCGTCTCTTCCTGCCAAGCTGCCAAACTTTGGGACAGGGACTCATCAAGTTCCTTCCCGAAATCGTCCATGAACTTTTCCACGGCCGCCTCGGAGTTGTCGATTGATCTTGCAATTTCACCATTTATTTTCTTTTCGTCAAATATGGCACTCTTCAGCTCTTTTCCCGTAAGGGCTTTATACTCTTCTTTGACCAAGCTGTCCACTTCATTAATGATCTTGTCGAATTCGGCCTGGGCCACACGGTCCATTTCCGTACGTACCAAAAATTCCTCCACAATATAGGCCAATAACCTTTGCCAATCGGCGTCCCTAACACCCGTATTCAGCAGTTCCAGAATATCCTCCCTGAAATCGAACAGGCGAAGCTCCTTGACCACATCCTTAAAAATTCGGCGTTTGGTACCATTGGTAAATGCATTTTTGGCCGTTTCTTCCAGACGCTTTCCATAAAATTCGATGTACCCAATTTCCCTGGTAAACAGGCCCGAGACATTCTTCGGTAAATCCAGCTCCTCTATGAGCTTCATCTGTGCTTGGAAAAGTTCCCCGAAATTCTCCGGTTTGAAATCGTTGACAACGGGCAACTTGTGCTTCATGGCCCTTCGCTTGCCTTCGATGTCGGGGAGCAACTGGCCATAACATTTCTTTTCCTTGATCTGATGCTCGAAAGTATCGGCCACCAACCCTGCGAAATGTCCGGTGGACATGGATGCGATCTTGCTCCTGGGCAAGAGCTCCATCATCTGTGTACTCAGATTGGTACTTACGTCCGAACTGCTCGTGTTCTTCGAGACCTTTTCTTGATGGATCTTTCCGAAAAGCTCGCTCAACCGTTTGGCCGTCTCGCCCTTGGCCGCACCGCAGATAATGTTCGCACAGTTGTCATAGATGACATCGGCCAGTTCCCGGCCGTAGTCCAAGATCAGCTGTCCGACGCTCTGAAGCCCCAAAATGGTGGCGATCTTGTTTTCCCTCCCGGTATCGATTATGGTCCGCAACAACATGATGAACAGGGTGGGTACCTCGTCGATAAGCAATGCCATGTGCCGCTTGCCCGGTTTGTTTACCCGTTTGAGAATGGTGTTCATGTACAGGCCCAAGGGTGCGGAGTAGACTTCCTTCCGTTCGGGATTGTTCTGTAGCGATACGATTTTGGGATACCGGGGATCGTTCACCTCAAGACTGAAGTCGTTGCCCGACATCACATAGAAAATTTCCTTGGTCGCAATACTAGAAAGGCTTATCTGGACCGTACTGGTCTGGCCAGACAGTTGTTCCATGGCCTCCTTTTCCAATGCGTCCCGAAAAGGAACCAATATTTGGCGTACCTCTACGTCCTTGGTCATGATTTCCATCAATATATCGATCTTTACGGTGGTCAGAATGGCCAAATGCCCCGGGGTACAGAGATACCTGCCCGTTTCTTCCGATTTTTTCTTGAGATACCAGATACAGCCCCCTGTATAACTGATGGCACTACGTGAAAAATAGTCCTGCCGTTTTATCCATTCGGGATTCAGGTTTTTCATAAGGGTCGTGGCCGTATCGATGGCATCCGACTGATTGACCAGCCCATAGGGATCCATGGGGTTGTTCCGGTGCGTCATCCGAAGGTCATCAAAACAGATTCGGTAGAGCTTCGGGAAAGGCATTTCGGAATCGTTCCCATGCTTTTTTATGGCCTCCTGTAGATAACCGTACGCCTTGCGGGTCAGCGTATCAAACTTAAAATCGTAGATGACCATGGCGTATTTCTTGTCGATGAACTGGGCCATGATCTCCTCGATAACGGAAAAGGATTTGCCGCTCCCCGGAGTGCCGATGACCAACAACGCCCTGAAAAGATTGACAAAATTAATCCATCCTTTCCGTTGTTTCCCATCGTGCGAATAGGTATATGGGATATTGGCGGAATATGGGGTATCTATACGCTCCCCAGTCTGCTCGAAGGTTTCCTTCGTATCGTTAAAGGGGTCATTTTTTGCCAAGTTCATGAAGTCCAAAAACTGGAACAATCGCATCCCGAAGGTCATCAATCCCAAGTAGGCCAATGAAAGAAATATCATGGAGGCCCACATCCCCAGCTCGGAAACACCGTGGCACCACCAAGAAACGAACAGCAAGGCCAAGGAAACGAGAAAGCCCGTAATACTTTTTCTGCGACCGACTTCCTCTTTTTTGACCGGACGGTACATCATGATACCGCCCATCAGAAGTCCCAACAAGAGCAGACGGGCGACCATGCCTTGGGACGGTAGCCCGGACCGTACCAGAAAGGAATGGATGCTATCCAAGAATCCCTGATGCCCGTAGTGGAATATGTATAGGGCATATTGCTCCCGGAACAGGATAATGGTGAAGTGGAAGGCGGATAGGTACATGCCCATATAGCCCTTGTTCTTATCTTGCATGCCCTTTTCTTTTTTGGGTTTTCCTCGGTCTGTCCATGACAGTCTTTAAAGTAGATTCACTAGCCGACAACTGGACTTTTTTTTTACCGAGATCAGTTCCTCGTTCCAATCCTTCATGGTGGGGCATTTGTCCATTTTCAGGATGCCCGATGCGAAGCATTTTGAAAGTGCCTCCACTGCCAGCCCCCAATAGGTTCTGGAATGTTGGGGGAGGGAGACTATCCTTTCCAAATCCAGTTCCCAAAGCACCTTGTCGCGATAGCAGATGGCTTTTAGAAGACCTTCGGGCATTCCGTGGGAACCTCTGGAAATCCGTTCATTAATGTAATCGGTATCCCGTTCCATGATAGCAATGGATTTGGAAAGATAGTTTAGTTTCAAACGCATCACGGGGCGTTTCCAATCCGTTTCGATGAATACCCGGTTGGACTTTCGATTGATCCAATGGCTCAAAAGAATAAGGTCGTAGCGCATCCCCTCGATATCATGGTCAAAGGCCAAAAGAAGAGGGAGCGTATGGGA
This window of the Maribacter cobaltidurans genome carries:
- the traM gene encoding conjugative transposon protein TraM, coding for MALPFILVLTSFFVIENVKDFQMGFGDTTDPTNGFNPELPGKVPTLESEAIAEPWKLKDSTEKKKVGKSSSLPDMTQMNDSQNDSLQKILKRLEGLSLDAKPQETVQAEIPDGKKTVEREKKSAMTAEEQKQKFVENRLAYREMLLEGKKKIVGESLRGNRRPQQERMPVTKKPIFFRATVYGDQFILPNENVRLLLMEDMVLSEKRFSKNTFIYAMASIQGNRVYLDIDNIEHHPVDISVRDFNDGREGIYNKRAGELWREYKAEMGGDALRGATDEITSGAPDVLKGIAQGLGTFLRKKRLREKEKILLMDDYELLLATQ
- a CDS encoding TraG family conjugative transposon ATPase, with translation MEKRLNLLDAFPIYGYEAPILVSKERGCLSIPLQLELPETYTLDSKDYLNLNRMVSGILEILGENCLLHKQDLFFGETYSMDRQRLERDFFETEDECYFKDRPFLEHRCYLAIHKVPKNYIGRTPIGANSFLKKERRFYGQSYVPEEYLDGDTMADFEARVGAVNDLINDSGLMSSKILDSEGLFGRSGYYDSYLEAGYGEGTGRDIDFSDHGLRVGDKQGQYFTLENLDQFSKEDMAFHEYFGKYSTGDNLFPIGNLFSLGFRIPQEHIVNQYIYIPEKEKAMAKLRSKAKRLDKYARNRKGDKNSTYRDQIYEFQQHILNEHKELVYYHLNVLGISNSKKSFRSMCNSVRSAFRKLGIHAKENTVDRKNLFFGGILGNGIGLSMELFSPFSSEMAASLWYFEGGYRNRMHGPHGLRMVDRATGKPLLVSLYRDPEAKDWIFNRGMLIASGSGGGKTFFANAYLFSEYREGAEILILENGNSYDKLLDHLDGVVIENDDKNPFTFNPFMLDPGDMVEKDGQKMLTEHKLTQLIALVYLLLGRKDTTTDDGHDSAVIQTIIELLVQGYYRDQFLKDNPDNSFNTFYGYSERHLERLMDSKGIRKEVFDPNLFLLLLGKYAHDGPRAYLLNSRDKRIAQLGRERLVYFKLENLIENEQLFPILAFLMIDVFDKKLKDPKKLSLNKILVVDEAWNLFDNPIMANYFDAKSRMARKYGGQPIFISQKVSDFVKSKYIGNTIVVNSHIKVLLDLGEFGNSFGEIQRLLGLNEKQKQLILSINKDLPIGRKLREMAICWKDRVKVFGLETSLPTKCLFETNPNEKAKINRLHEKHGRVWQRTANAYKQLQNELVESGSGNLNGIDYNPKNKKR
- a CDS encoding DUF4133 domain-containing protein is translated as MENKLVKIPKALQKDVSFFGLRAKYVDQAFKGSFLSLMVGLFLSTVIPTFLSLLLSFCTAALYIALMLFYSKAYGENGFIKSRADRKGPDTIKGHVNKKKLVLWKKD
- a CDS encoding type IV secretion system protein translates to MQSDTGFRVTVNTIFDQYIDDAFANLGPTLGIGFQMAKIGLGIFAIMHFVGNDRADVFKALKWFPLMFILFNYSEFAHAIFEFYNNLGSSFVSTQKNWDTIGQKVALAQIDVAANNVVEWNMFSMDIDALQSFALTGLAGSITAFAHIISTLIFVGIKALATIYLFILIIFGPINIGLSFIPAISGLWKAWLQKFMSLCLWLPMLYVVDMFMVNLVDALVDHLLRNSAYDLGLILSSSLLVLMTSFFYIKAPTLANFVVQGLNISGGGIVSKPKHYGKKAIQTVIDAKSGGATKAVRTLTQ
- a CDS encoding ParA family protein — protein: METKIISCTGEKGGCGKTTLNIILATNLFHLYGKKVVLIDMDNPQYSVYKKRNRDLGQVGSTEMPMFPVERATVQTLEPLIKKYYGTVDFIIVDFPGNLNEEMVRGLLYVEHIFIPFFLDELEIDSTAVFYKTLQRNYLWNENRVLRSVNLFFNRYELVKVNKFDAVRRTLAKAGMPMMEQVVMERTVYRERYRNTLIPIPPTKENGELGLKRFLEEVMRISKN
- a CDS encoding DUF4138 domain-containing protein is translated as MKIKAVLTIIGLLGSLSVMAKMDTIPVSRNYKTILVLPAPYDFSINGKELNFLESFPTKNASATSERIVLLIYNDVAPDTSDFTNYTIYTRDGRAYDFILQLVDIPAKKRWTITTDMVDNLEELSHKKSATELDESDFASHPDIKDTLATTKTVGEKLEIKLEKEIDGEPLPLTKELYVLDRMEYIRRRCYYNQFNKGKIIRYFSKYDDVFLWLENVYYENNEIYLQFRLENKEHIDYDVNFIKFSIATNYKNSSSNVKTEHKPLFRYKVPKKVEGNSENYFMVVFDKFTLDRRKSLVVDLDEEKGNRNLSLDIDQLVINNPSGFKL
- a CDS encoding type IV secretory system conjugative DNA transfer family protein produces the protein MQDKNKGYMGMYLSAFHFTIILFREQYALYIFHYGHQGFLDSIHSFLVRSGLPSQGMVARLLLLGLLMGGIMMYRPVKKEEVGRRKSITGFLVSLALLFVSWWCHGVSELGMWASMIFLSLAYLGLMTFGMRLFQFLDFMNLAKNDPFNDTKETFEQTGERIDTPYSANIPYTYSHDGKQRKGWINFVNLFRALLVIGTPGSGKSFSVIEEIMAQFIDKKYAMVIYDFKFDTLTRKAYGYLQEAIKKHGNDSEMPFPKLYRICFDDLRMTHRNNPMDPYGLVNQSDAIDTATTLMKNLNPEWIKRQDYFSRSAISYTGGCIWYLKKKSEETGRYLCTPGHLAILTTVKIDILMEIMTKDVEVRQILVPFRDALEKEAMEQLSGQTSTVQISLSSIATKEIFYVMSGNDFSLEVNDPRYPKIVSLQNNPERKEVYSAPLGLYMNTILKRVNKPGKRHMALLIDEVPTLFIMLLRTIIDTGRENKIATILGLQSVGQLILDYGRELADVIYDNCANIICGAAKGETAKRLSELFGKIHQEKVSKNTSSSDVSTNLSTQMMELLPRSKIASMSTGHFAGLVADTFEHQIKEKKCYGQLLPDIEGKRRAMKHKLPVVNDFKPENFGELFQAQMKLIEELDLPKNVSGLFTREIGYIEFYGKRLEETAKNAFTNGTKRRIFKDVVKELRLFDFREDILELLNTGVRDADWQRLLAYIVEEFLVRTEMDRVAQAEFDKIINEVDSLVKEEYKALTGKELKSAIFDEKKINGEIARSIDNSEAAVEKFMDDFGKELDESLSQSLAAWQEETEYNFEEEFSSYPIENFE